In Paenibacillus sonchi, a single genomic region encodes these proteins:
- a CDS encoding DUF1648 domain-containing protein: protein MFKSRLTMILSSAAAMVPIVLYFYLYSRLPDFVPVHYTGTTADRFVNKWSVDVAMLCLLGWLGFGFMRLLQFLLRKIFLSSYIHNMASIHRIWNAATLLVTAAFAAISVCALLAMM, encoded by the coding sequence ATGTTCAAAAGCAGACTGACGATGATCTTAAGCAGTGCTGCGGCCATGGTTCCTATCGTGCTGTATTTCTATCTCTACTCGCGGCTGCCGGATTTCGTGCCGGTTCATTATACCGGAACCACGGCTGACCGGTTTGTAAATAAATGGAGTGTGGATGTCGCCATGCTCTGCCTGCTCGGCTGGTTGGGCTTCGGCTTTATGCGGCTGCTGCAATTCTTATTGCGTAAAATATTCCTGAGCAGCTATATCCACAATATGGCGTCCATTCACCGGATCTGGAATGCGGCAACCTTGCTTGTGACGGCCGCCTTTGCCGCGATTAGCGTCTGTGCCCTGCTCGCTATGATGTAG
- a CDS encoding BglG family transcription antiterminator: MNKRQTEIMRNLLTEPDRLWLVQDLADQTDCSDKTIRSDLKVIQKYINKHSKAQLVRKPGLGIYLELGEEDQSVLLQLLYSEEHVAEHESDEERVLHIAYRLLMNASPVTTQELAEQYYVNKMLIRRDLEKIEHWLHNLDLALIIRPRIGLMINGTEKNKRLALARLNQLIDSPELTGQLMRKQFEPHEIAAVNHELKIFQEQHRLFFTDETFEGLMLHILLMVKRTKLNQPVSLLEQDVAFLQEKEEYSWAAAFLQQLHKLFSVSFSREEAAYLTLHLLGGKFRYGQEETEGRRTLLADSHPLLPELVRQLVQRMSELNMIEFSSDQVLLNGLKVHLYTTLNRLRYGLKVSNPMLADIKKMYPYMFDRVIEALEAAGQAVQQTFPEEEAAYITLHFQASVERLQQSERQPQKAVIVCHMGIGMSQLLRTKVERKFPSVHVGTTISKAEVRRYLAAHDVDLVISTVALPEDVQHIVVSPLLEPRDERLLEQAIRRLDEPDRRVEESVFLKYTTPFLVFPRQEAQRPEPLIAKLAGMLEQKGYAEQGYAESVLAREKLSNTTIGGGVAIPHGNSEYIRQSSIVIAALKQPLPWGNETVQLVFLLAVKHDEREEMRRLFRELSRISEQPALVSALAKETDAMVLLRKLGG; this comes from the coding sequence ATGAACAAGAGGCAAACAGAGATTATGCGGAATTTGTTAACTGAACCAGACCGCTTATGGCTAGTGCAGGATTTGGCGGATCAGACCGACTGCTCGGACAAAACCATTCGAAGTGATCTGAAGGTCATTCAAAAATATATTAACAAGCATTCCAAAGCACAACTTGTGAGAAAGCCGGGGCTTGGGATTTATCTGGAGCTGGGTGAAGAAGACCAGTCAGTCTTGCTTCAGCTGCTGTATTCAGAGGAGCATGTGGCAGAACATGAATCAGATGAAGAAAGAGTGCTGCATATCGCCTATCGGCTTCTGATGAACGCCAGCCCGGTGACTACGCAAGAGCTTGCTGAACAGTATTATGTGAACAAAATGTTAATCCGCAGGGATCTGGAGAAGATTGAGCACTGGCTGCATAACCTTGATCTGGCGTTAATTATCCGGCCCCGCATAGGCCTTATGATTAATGGCACCGAAAAAAATAAACGTCTGGCCCTTGCCAGGCTGAACCAGCTGATTGACAGCCCTGAGCTCACAGGACAATTGATGCGCAAACAGTTTGAACCGCATGAGATTGCAGCTGTAAATCATGAATTGAAAATATTTCAGGAACAGCACAGGCTCTTTTTCACGGATGAAACCTTCGAAGGGCTGATGCTGCATATTCTGCTGATGGTCAAACGGACCAAGCTGAACCAGCCCGTTTCACTCTTGGAACAGGATGTTGCCTTCCTGCAGGAAAAAGAGGAGTATAGTTGGGCCGCAGCATTTTTGCAGCAACTGCATAAGCTGTTTTCAGTCTCATTCTCACGTGAGGAAGCGGCCTACCTGACCTTGCATTTGCTTGGCGGAAAGTTCAGATATGGGCAGGAGGAGACAGAGGGGAGACGGACCCTGTTGGCGGACAGCCACCCGCTTCTGCCGGAACTGGTCAGGCAGCTGGTCCAGCGGATGTCGGAACTAAATATGATAGAGTTCTCCAGCGACCAGGTGCTCCTGAACGGACTCAAGGTTCATTTGTACACCACGCTAAACCGTCTCCGTTATGGATTGAAGGTATCCAATCCGATGCTGGCCGATATCAAAAAGATGTATCCCTATATGTTTGACCGTGTTATTGAAGCTCTGGAAGCGGCGGGCCAAGCCGTTCAGCAAACGTTTCCAGAAGAGGAGGCCGCCTATATCACTCTGCATTTTCAAGCTTCCGTTGAACGGCTGCAGCAGAGCGAGCGGCAACCGCAAAAGGCTGTCATAGTGTGTCACATGGGAATTGGCATGTCCCAATTGCTTCGTACAAAAGTGGAACGCAAATTCCCGTCGGTGCATGTCGGAACAACGATATCCAAAGCTGAGGTCAGGAGATATCTGGCCGCACATGACGTGGATTTGGTGATATCAACCGTGGCTCTTCCCGAGGACGTTCAGCATATCGTCGTCTCTCCGCTGCTGGAACCCAGGGATGAGCGCTTGCTGGAACAGGCCATCCGGCGGCTGGATGAGCCTGACCGCAGGGTGGAAGAATCCGTTTTTCTAAAGTATACAACCCCGTTCCTGGTCTTTCCCCGGCAGGAGGCGCAGCGTCCCGAACCGTTAATTGCCAAGCTGGCAGGAATGCTTGAACAGAAGGGCTACGCGGAGCAGGGCTACGCGGAAAGCGTGTTGGCGAGGGAGAAACTATCCAATACTACCATTGGCGGAGGGGTGGCTATCCCGCATGGGAATTCGGAGTATATTAGACAATCTTCTATTGTTATTGCTGCGCTGAAGCAGCCGCTGCCCTGGGGGAACGAAACCGTGCAGTTGGTGTTCCTGCTCGCGGTCAAACATGACGAACGGGAAGAAATGCGGAGGCTGTTCAGAGAATTGTCCCGGATTAGCGAGCAGCCTGCACTGGTCAGCGCGTTAGCCAAAGAAACGGATGCGATGGTCCTGCTCCGAAAGCTGGGCGGATAA
- a CDS encoding YciI family protein: protein MSAVNSEEDICYVILLSPTPQDRRDMDIIRAHVKHLQELERSGQLVMCGPFSDSPGGMVIIRAESREEAEQIAQRDPYILTGIRSYELRTWGLSHAGNRHMGIAEE from the coding sequence ATGAGTGCTGTGAATAGCGAAGAGGATATTTGTTATGTCATTTTGTTAAGTCCAACCCCGCAGGACCGGAGGGATATGGATATCATCCGGGCGCATGTCAAACATTTGCAGGAGCTTGAACGCAGCGGACAGCTGGTCATGTGCGGCCCCTTCAGCGACAGTCCGGGCGGCATGGTTATTATCCGTGCGGAATCCCGCGAAGAAGCTGAACAGATCGCTCAGCGTGATCCATACATTCTTACGGGAATCCGCAGCTATGAGCTGCGCACCTGGGGACTGTCGCATGCAGGTAATCGGCACATGGGCATTGCAGAGGAATAG
- a CDS encoding (deoxy)nucleoside triphosphate pyrophosphohydrolase translates to MIEVAAAIIHNDEGRILIARRRQGKSQAGLWEFPGGKLEDGEDAPACLRRELMEEMGIAILPYAAFGVNEHDYDGFTIRLIAWEAEYAEGSITLNDHDAFRWVTVKELEGFAFAPADIPFVNRLLEPLK, encoded by the coding sequence GTGATTGAAGTAGCAGCGGCGATTATACATAACGATGAAGGCCGTATCCTGATCGCCCGGCGGCGGCAGGGCAAATCACAGGCGGGCTTGTGGGAATTTCCCGGCGGCAAGCTGGAGGACGGCGAAGACGCGCCGGCTTGCCTGCGCAGAGAGCTGATGGAGGAGATGGGCATCGCGATCCTCCCTTACGCGGCTTTTGGAGTGAATGAGCATGACTATGACGGTTTCACGATCAGGCTGATTGCCTGGGAGGCCGAATATGCGGAAGGCAGCATCACGCTTAACGACCATGACGCTTTCCGCTGGGTGACTGTGAAGGAGCTGGAAGGGTTTGCTTTTGCCCCGGCGGATATCCCTTTTGTGAACAGGCTGCTGGAGCCGTTAAAGTAA
- a CDS encoding DUF1273 domain-containing protein codes for MTTLLVTGYRAHELGIFDSKHQGIPYIKKALMNRLIPLVEEGVDWIITPGQYGVDLWACEVVLELKRQYPGLKLGIITAHAAPEERWKEEKQNEYRRIVAGADYYGAVSNAPYDGSWQFRARDDLLFRKSDAILLFYDEDAAEGSPKFFKERALKLNEEGDYGLYLMHAEEIQNIADEESQQGYE; via the coding sequence ATGACAACATTACTGGTAACAGGCTACCGTGCGCATGAGCTCGGGATTTTTGACAGCAAACATCAGGGGATTCCTTATATCAAAAAAGCGCTGATGAACAGATTGATCCCGCTCGTCGAGGAAGGGGTAGACTGGATCATTACACCCGGCCAATACGGTGTGGATCTGTGGGCCTGCGAGGTGGTGCTTGAGCTGAAGCGGCAGTATCCCGGGCTGAAGCTGGGCATTATTACAGCACATGCCGCACCGGAGGAAAGGTGGAAGGAAGAGAAGCAGAATGAATACCGGCGGATTGTGGCCGGGGCCGATTACTATGGGGCGGTCAGCAATGCTCCGTATGACGGCAGCTGGCAGTTCCGGGCCAGAGATGACCTGTTGTTCCGCAAAAGCGATGCCATTCTGCTGTTCTATGACGAAGATGCCGCCGAGGGGAGTCCGAAATTTTTCAAGGAGCGTGCTTTGAAGCTGAATGAAGAAGGAGACTATGGCCTCTATCTGATGCATGCCGAGGAGATTCAGAATATTGCCGATGAAGAGAGCCAGCAAGGCTATGAATAA
- a CDS encoding response regulator transcription factor, which produces MKSILIVEDEEAIARVLAAYLKKAGFQVTLAADGRTALEAFETAPPSLILLDINLPNMDGFELLGLIREKSSCPVIMLTARDSIGDRLAGLDGGADDYMSKPFIPEEVVARVNAVLRRPSQWSDGSRKRHYGSLFIDFGARSVFLNGAEVSLSPRDLSVLLFLAERPNQICTRDQLLEHVWEMDYDGSDRAVDLSIKRLRQALSHWPAEEGEIRTLRGTGYQLWTT; this is translated from the coding sequence ATGAAATCCATTCTGATTGTCGAAGATGAGGAAGCGATTGCCCGCGTGCTTGCGGCCTATCTCAAAAAGGCGGGCTTTCAGGTCACCCTCGCTGCAGACGGGCGCACCGCGCTGGAAGCCTTCGAGACTGCACCGCCTTCCCTGATTCTGCTCGATATTAATCTGCCGAATATGGACGGCTTCGAGCTGCTGGGCCTGATCCGTGAGAAAAGCAGTTGTCCCGTGATTATGCTGACGGCCAGAGACTCTATCGGCGACCGTCTGGCCGGACTGGACGGAGGGGCCGACGATTACATGTCCAAGCCCTTCATTCCCGAAGAGGTGGTGGCCCGCGTAAATGCGGTGCTGCGCCGCCCTTCACAGTGGTCCGACGGCAGCCGCAAGCGCCATTACGGCAGCCTGTTTATAGATTTTGGTGCCCGCAGTGTATTCCTGAACGGGGCCGAGGTTTCCTTAAGCCCCCGCGATCTGTCGGTGCTGCTCTTCCTCGCAGAGCGCCCGAATCAGATCTGCACCAGGGATCAGCTGCTGGAGCATGTATGGGAAATGGACTATGACGGAAGCGACCGGGCGGTGGATCTGTCGATCAAAAGGCTGCGCCAGGCCCTTTCGCACTGGCCTGCCGAAGAAGGCGAAATCCGCACGCTTAGAGGAACGGGGTATCAATTATGGACCACCTGA
- a CDS encoding PTS fructose transporter subunit IIB, translating to MNMKILAITSCPNGIAHTYMAAENLQKAGKKLGIEIKVETQGSIGVENALTEDEIREADGIIIAADKTVVKDRFVGKKLLVVGVQEGSAIRKN from the coding sequence ATGAATATGAAAATATTAGCGATAACCTCGTGTCCTAACGGCATTGCACATACCTATATGGCAGCTGAGAATCTGCAGAAAGCGGGGAAGAAATTAGGCATTGAAATCAAGGTGGAAACACAGGGCTCCATCGGCGTGGAGAATGCGCTGACGGAGGACGAAATACGTGAAGCAGACGGCATCATTATTGCAGCGGACAAGACCGTAGTGAAAGACCGTTTTGTCGGAAAGAAGCTGCTGGTTGTCGGAGTGCAAGAGGGATCCGCCATCCGGAAGAATTGA
- a CDS encoding YceI family protein: protein MKKKTIAITAAGVVIAGAITAFTLLNNTLGNNVEIESVIPTQETGASNGTNTADAAAAPAGAAVTAEQLNGAWNIADTSKVYWSVTTSKETVNFVDPAVTGTWNVNLDDASAMTGEGTVEMSALDSGNAQRDEHVKGADFLSVTEFPQSTFTVKSFSELPAGWTEGTAVPVQLQGMMTVKGIEKEVTFDAQAVYSGGQLMLSGTTTVTFEDFGMANPHSIVLDTENNLEVRLELVLSK from the coding sequence ATGAAGAAAAAAACAATCGCCATAACTGCCGCCGGAGTCGTTATCGCAGGAGCTATTACAGCATTTACGTTGCTCAATAACACCCTGGGCAATAATGTTGAAATCGAGTCCGTTATTCCGACACAGGAGACAGGAGCTTCGAACGGCACGAACACGGCGGATGCAGCCGCCGCACCGGCAGGAGCCGCCGTTACAGCAGAGCAGTTAAATGGTGCCTGGAACATCGCTGACACCTCAAAAGTATACTGGTCGGTAACGACCTCCAAGGAAACCGTCAATTTCGTAGACCCGGCAGTTACAGGAACCTGGAATGTGAACCTGGACGACGCAAGCGCGATGACCGGCGAAGGAACGGTAGAGATGAGCGCCCTGGACTCCGGCAACGCGCAAAGGGACGAGCATGTAAAAGGAGCGGACTTCCTGTCCGTCACAGAATTCCCGCAGTCGACCTTTACCGTCAAATCCTTCTCGGAGCTGCCGGCGGGATGGACGGAAGGCACAGCGGTACCGGTTCAGCTGCAAGGCATGATGACAGTAAAAGGCATTGAAAAAGAGGTCACCTTTGATGCCCAGGCCGTATACAGTGGCGGGCAGCTTATGCTGTCAGGTACAACCACTGTAACCTTTGAGGATTTCGGCATGGCCAACCCGCACTCAATTGTACTGGACACCGAAAATAATCTGGAGGTCCGCCTGGAGCTTGTACTGTCGAAATAA
- a CDS encoding amidase family protein, whose translation MSFEIVEATIPEIQAALETGQMTSRQLVLMYLERIAEHDKSGLTVNSVLEINPDALFIAEALDVERSLQGPRGPLHGIPVLLKDNINTGDKMHTSAGSLALADSFAGKDAFIVTRLREAGAVIMGKANMTEFANFMTNGMPSGYSSRGGQVLNPYNISTPTGGSSAGSAVAVACNFCTVSVGTETSGSILNPGNLGSVIGIKPTVGMLSRSGILPLSNTQDTAGPMARTVRDAVLLLNAMLGKDDSDAAMGTGVGRLHEDYTVFLDKNGLQGARIGIPRDYYFEELTDEQLALFNASMERMRGLGATIIDPADIRTAREIKYSSVVLNEFKTSLNAYLARLGPGAPMRTLKDIIDFNHAHPIETLRYGQFTLLDAEYTSTGTFTEPQYLRDRATDLRLCKELGIDAAMKEHQLDALLFPADFGARITSRAGYPSIVVPSGYTSAGVPFGVTFSARAYQEPVLIRLAYAYEQNCKIRKAPSLRSFL comes from the coding sequence ATGAGTTTTGAAATCGTGGAGGCTACCATTCCGGAGATTCAGGCTGCGCTTGAAACCGGCCAAATGACGTCCAGACAATTAGTCCTCATGTATCTTGAGCGCATCGCCGAGCATGACAAAAGCGGGCTGACGGTGAACTCCGTCCTGGAGATTAATCCCGATGCCCTTTTCATCGCCGAAGCTCTGGATGTGGAACGCTCCCTGCAAGGACCGCGCGGGCCGCTGCACGGTATACCGGTCTTGCTCAAAGACAATATCAACACAGGCGACAAAATGCACACCAGCGCAGGCTCGCTGGCTTTGGCGGATTCTTTTGCCGGGAAAGATGCCTTTATTGTCACCAGGCTGCGAGAAGCCGGGGCGGTCATTATGGGCAAAGCCAACATGACGGAATTCGCCAATTTCATGACGAATGGCATGCCTTCCGGGTACAGCTCGCGCGGCGGACAGGTGCTTAATCCCTACAACATATCCACTCCGACGGGCGGCTCCAGCGCCGGTTCCGCAGTAGCTGTGGCCTGCAATTTCTGCACAGTGTCCGTAGGCACGGAAACCTCCGGGTCGATTCTTAATCCCGGGAATCTCGGCTCGGTCATCGGCATCAAGCCGACTGTAGGTATGCTGAGCCGTTCCGGCATACTGCCGCTCTCGAACACACAGGACACCGCCGGTCCCATGGCGCGCACAGTCCGCGATGCTGTTCTGCTGCTGAACGCGATGCTGGGCAAGGATGACAGCGACGCCGCCATGGGCACAGGCGTTGGCCGTCTGCATGAGGATTATACGGTTTTCCTCGACAAGAACGGACTGCAGGGCGCGCGGATCGGCATTCCGCGGGATTATTATTTTGAGGAGCTGACAGACGAGCAGCTGGCGCTGTTCAATGCCTCGATGGAGCGGATGCGCGGGCTTGGCGCCACCATCATTGATCCCGCAGACATCCGGACAGCGAGGGAGATCAAGTATTCTTCCGTTGTACTGAATGAATTCAAAACCTCACTGAATGCCTATCTGGCCCGTCTCGGCCCGGGAGCCCCGATGCGCACGCTGAAGGATATCATCGATTTCAATCATGCCCATCCTATAGAGACGCTGAGATATGGACAATTCACGCTGCTGGATGCCGAATATACCTCCACCGGAACGTTCACCGAGCCGCAGTATCTGCGCGACCGGGCAACGGATCTCCGGCTCTGCAAGGAGCTCGGAATCGATGCCGCCATGAAGGAGCATCAGCTTGACGCACTGCTGTTCCCGGCTGATTTCGGCGCGCGGATTACCTCAAGGGCAGGTTATCCGTCCATCGTCGTGCCTTCCGGCTACACCTCTGCCGGCGTTCCCTTTGGCGTGACCTTTTCTGCCCGGGCCTATCAGGAGCCGGTGCTGATCCGGCTGGCCTATGCCTACGAGCAGAACTGCAAGATCCGCAAAGCACCTTCGCTGCGAAGCTTTCTATAA
- a CDS encoding DUF6612 family protein yields the protein MLKKWIAVVMGAALALSLSACGNDKNTENSAEASTAPNNASSAAPSDSTAPSASASAAPVEQASEQGVPALDELIRKSAEAAKDLKSFGMDSQVSQNMTIKGETAKQQKVEMTTKSELIKEPLQMHQAVKVDSGQGVQNVEQYITGSGIYSQTGGRWLKIPAEMSKQMTASLEQSANPEAQLEQFKTIAKDTKVTEDGNNYLLTADVSGDSVKELAKSYLEQNGGDKSQAALVEQMDIKSMKLVYAVDKKTYLPTRTDVEIMMDMTNDGQSISMDTKMKTTINQHNEISKITVPEEALSAKEVEMPATK from the coding sequence ATGTTGAAGAAATGGATTGCGGTAGTAATGGGGGCAGCGCTGGCCTTAAGCCTGAGCGCTTGCGGAAATGACAAGAACACAGAGAACTCTGCAGAGGCGTCAACTGCGCCTAACAATGCAAGCAGTGCGGCTCCTTCAGACTCTACGGCTCCATCGGCGTCTGCGTCGGCCGCACCTGTAGAGCAAGCCTCAGAGCAAGGGGTTCCGGCGTTAGATGAGCTTATCCGGAAGTCGGCAGAAGCCGCCAAGGATCTCAAAAGCTTCGGGATGGATTCGCAGGTTTCGCAGAATATGACCATCAAGGGCGAAACGGCCAAGCAGCAAAAAGTAGAAATGACTACTAAATCTGAGTTAATCAAGGAACCGCTGCAAATGCATCAGGCTGTCAAGGTGGATAGCGGGCAAGGTGTACAGAATGTGGAGCAGTATATCACCGGTTCCGGCATCTACTCCCAGACAGGCGGGCGCTGGTTGAAAATCCCGGCAGAGATGTCGAAACAGATGACAGCTTCGCTGGAGCAATCCGCCAATCCGGAGGCGCAACTGGAGCAATTCAAAACCATTGCCAAGGATACGAAGGTCACCGAGGACGGCAATAATTATCTGCTGACGGCGGATGTATCGGGGGATAGCGTCAAAGAGCTGGCCAAAAGCTATCTTGAACAGAACGGCGGTGACAAGAGCCAGGCAGCGCTGGTAGAGCAGATGGACATCAAGAGTATGAAGCTAGTATATGCGGTGGACAAGAAGACTTATCTGCCCACCCGTACGGATGTTGAAATCATGATGGATATGACCAATGATGGCCAGAGCATCAGCATGGACACCAAGATGAAGACAACGATTAATCAGCATAATGAGATCAGTAAGATTACAGTGCCGGAAGAAGCACTAAGTGCCAAGGAAGTAGAGATGCCTGCAACAAAATAA
- a CDS encoding beta-galactosidase translates to MINDKLPKIWYGGDYNPEQWDAPVWAEDERMFKLAGIDVATINVFSWALIQPSEDTYDFSGLDELMDRLYNNGTYVCLATSTGAHPAWMAHRYPEVTRVDVQGRKRKFGGRHNSNPNSPVYRKFAAKLAGKLAERYKGHPGLVAWHISNEYGGYDYSEQSEAAFRVWLKNRYGSLDALNKAWNTRFWGHTFYDWEEIVVPSELSEEWNGNRTNFQGISLDYRRFMSHSLLECYKLEYDAIKQHSTNVPVTTNLMGFYPELDYFEWAKHMDVVSWDNYPSLDTPVSHTAMTHDLMRGLKNGQPFMLMEQTPSQQNWQPYNSLKRPGVMRLWSYQAVARGADTVLFFQLRRSIGACEKYHGAVIEHVGHEHTRVFRECAELGRELGLLGDQLLDARSAAQIGIIYDWENRWALDLSSGPSVALDYVNEVHKYYDALYQQNIEADMIGVEEDLSKYKIVIAPVLYMIKPGFAEKVEAFVKAGGTFVTTYFSGIVNENDLVTVGGYPGELRKVLGIWAEEIDALLPGMSNEIVMSKEWGALNRTYPCDLLCDLIHAEGAEVLAEYGADFYKGMPALTVNRFGEGKAYYVATSPDAAFLQGFLSNLCAEKEIQPLVSAPDGIESVQRVKDGVSYLFLLNHKEGELSADIGSVQRTDLLTGKTFSGTAVVPGRGVLILSDKG, encoded by the coding sequence GTGATCAACGATAAATTGCCAAAGATTTGGTACGGCGGAGATTACAATCCCGAGCAGTGGGACGCCCCGGTATGGGCAGAGGATGAACGGATGTTCAAGCTGGCGGGTATTGATGTTGCTACGATTAATGTATTTTCATGGGCGCTGATTCAGCCTTCGGAGGATACCTATGATTTCTCCGGCCTGGATGAATTGATGGACCGTTTATATAACAATGGAACCTATGTCTGCCTGGCTACAAGCACAGGAGCCCATCCGGCCTGGATGGCCCACCGCTATCCTGAAGTGACCCGGGTCGATGTGCAGGGCAGAAAGCGTAAATTCGGCGGACGCCACAATTCCAACCCGAACAGTCCGGTCTACCGTAAATTCGCTGCCAAGCTGGCGGGCAAGCTGGCTGAGCGCTACAAGGGCCATCCGGGGCTGGTGGCCTGGCATATCTCCAATGAATATGGCGGCTACGATTATTCCGAGCAGTCTGAAGCAGCTTTCCGGGTCTGGCTGAAGAACCGTTACGGCTCGCTGGATGCGCTCAATAAAGCCTGGAACACCCGCTTTTGGGGGCACACCTTCTATGATTGGGAAGAAATTGTTGTACCAAGCGAATTGAGTGAGGAATGGAACGGCAACCGGACCAACTTCCAGGGAATTTCCCTTGATTACCGCAGATTTATGTCGCATAGTCTGCTGGAATGCTACAAGCTGGAATATGATGCCATCAAGCAGCACAGCACGAACGTTCCGGTGACCACCAACCTGATGGGCTTCTACCCGGAGCTGGATTATTTCGAGTGGGCTAAGCATATGGATGTTGTCTCCTGGGATAACTACCCGTCGCTGGATACGCCGGTCAGCCATACGGCCATGACGCATGACCTGATGCGCGGTCTGAAGAACGGCCAGCCGTTTATGCTGATGGAGCAGACGCCGAGCCAGCAGAACTGGCAGCCGTACAACTCGCTGAAGCGTCCAGGTGTAATGCGCCTGTGGAGCTATCAGGCGGTAGCGCGGGGTGCGGACACGGTGCTGTTTTTCCAGCTCCGCCGTTCCATCGGCGCCTGCGAGAAGTATCATGGCGCTGTCATTGAGCATGTAGGACATGAGCATACCCGGGTCTTCCGTGAATGTGCCGAGCTTGGCAGAGAGCTGGGGCTGCTGGGCGACCAGCTGCTGGATGCCCGCAGTGCAGCGCAGATCGGCATTATCTACGACTGGGAAAACCGCTGGGCGCTTGACCTGTCAAGCGGACCTTCTGTAGCGCTGGATTATGTGAACGAAGTGCATAAATATTACGATGCGCTGTATCAGCAGAATATCGAAGCCGATATGATCGGTGTCGAAGAAGACCTCTCCAAGTATAAGATTGTTATCGCTCCGGTGCTGTATATGATCAAGCCGGGATTTGCCGAAAAGGTTGAAGCCTTCGTGAAGGCGGGCGGCACCTTCGTTACGACTTATTTCAGCGGCATCGTGAACGAAAATGATCTGGTTACCGTCGGGGGCTACCCGGGCGAGCTGCGCAAGGTGCTCGGCATTTGGGCTGAGGAAATCGACGCCCTGCTGCCGGGAATGAGCAATGAAATCGTGATGAGCAAAGAATGGGGCGCACTGAACCGCACTTATCCGTGCGATCTGCTGTGCGATCTGATTCACGCGGAAGGCGCTGAAGTGCTGGCTGAATATGGCGCTGATTTTTACAAAGGTATGCCGGCTCTAACCGTGAACCGCTTTGGCGAAGGCAAGGCTTACTACGTGGCAACCAGTCCGGATGCGGCGTTCCTGCAAGGGTTCCTGTCAAACCTGTGTGCAGAAAAAGAGATTCAGCCGCTGGTCAGCGCGCCGGATGGCATCGAATCCGTACAGCGCGTCAAAGACGGTGTATCCTATCTGTTCCTGCTGAACCATAAGGAAGGCGAGCTTAGCGCTGACATCGGTTCCGTGCAGCGCACCGATCTGCTGACGGGTAAAACCTTCAGCGGCACGGCCGTGGTTCCGGGGCGGGGCGTTCTGATTTTGTCAGACAAGGGCTAG